The following coding sequences lie in one Populus trichocarpa isolate Nisqually-1 chromosome 14, P.trichocarpa_v4.1, whole genome shotgun sequence genomic window:
- the LOC7494098 gene encoding pentatricopeptide repeat-containing protein At2g46050, mitochondrial, with translation MPPKTKTLLTKSLSLLPPTRLRSLTTVPESTHLTDPHLTHSFCSRALNFSAKMGFLREGKQVHSHVIKLGFCNVLSLQNQILNVYIKCKDFNYAHRLFDEMHVRNVVTWNTVICGLVDCRGSDYESSVYMGFCYFRKMLLDKVGFDAITLNGLLRACLELNDVEIGRELHCFIVKLGFAVNSFVNSALVDLYGKCGLVKEARRAFDEVYCRDLVLWNVMLSCYAMNCLAEEASGFFKLMQEENFMTDGFTFSSMLNSCGTLGSCNLGRQIHGLSIKLSFDLDVLVASGLVDMYAKSENIDDARKAFDGMAARNVVSWNTMVVGYGRLGDGGEAMKLLIGMFQEDLRPDEITLASIIRSCSSALTSCEIMQVNAYVLKNGFHAFLSIANALINAYSKGGSIAMALQCFNTVLEPDLVTWTSLIGAYAFHSLPKNSIDTFEEMLADGVWPDQIVFLEVLSACSHAGLVNEGLHYFSLMKDYHILPGLEHYTCLIDLLGRAGLLDEAFNILNSMSIGYSSDTLGAFIGACKIHGDVKLAKWAAEKLFEMEPNKPVNYTLMSSVFASEGHWHDVARIHKLMRDRCGHGVPGCSWMEYAGTIDEVPVKI, from the coding sequence ATGccgccaaaaacaaaaacccttctCACCAAATCTCTCTCACTTCTCCCTCCTACTCGACTCAGATCATTAACAACCGTTCCCGAGTCAACTCACTTAACCGATCCCCACTTAACCCATTCTTTCTGCTCCAGAGCCCTAAACTTCTCTGCCAAAATGGGTTTTCTTCGTGAAGGAAAACAAGTACATTCACATGTTATAAAGTTGGGATTTTGTAATGTATTGTCCTTGCAAAATCAGATTTTGAATGTTTATATAAAATGCAAAGACTTTAATTATGCGCACAGATTGTTTGACGAAATGCATGTGAGAAACGTGGTTACATGGAATACTGTGATTTGCGGGCTTGTAGACTGCAGGGGCAGTGATTATGAGTCAAGTGTCTACatgggtttttgttattttaggaAAATGCTGCTCGATAAGGTAGGTTTTGATGCCATAACTCTTAATGGGTTGCTTCGCGCATGTCTCGAGTTAAATGATGTCGAGATTGGTAGAGAATTGCATTGTTTTATAGTGAAATTGGGTTTTGCAGTGAATAGTTTTGTCAACAGTGCTCTGGTTGATTTGTATGGGAAATGTGGATTAGTCAAGGAAGCGAGGCGTGCTTTTGATGAAGTATACTGTAGAGATTTGGTGTTATGGAATGTGATGTTGTCTTGCTATGCTATGAATTGCTTAGCTGAAGAGGCTTCCGGTTTCTTTAAGTTAATGCAAGAGGAGAATTTTATGACGGATGGTTTTACATTTTCTAGTATGCTCAATTCATGTGGAACTCTGGGATCTTGTAACCTAGGAAGACAGATCCACGGTCTTTCTATCAAACTGTCTTTTGATTTAGATGTATTGGTGGCTAGTGGCCTTGTTGATATGTATGCAAAGAGTGAAAATATAGATGATGCTCGCAAGGCTTTTGATGGGATGGCTGCTAGAAATGTAGTCTCATGGAATACTATGGTTGTGGGTTACGGTCGCCTTGGAGATGGGGGGGAAGCTATGAAACTTCTCATTGGAATGTTTCAAGAAGATTTAAGACCTGATGAAATTACTCTGGCTAGCATTATTAGATCATGCAGCAGTGCATTGACCTCTTGCGAAATTATGCAAGTCAATGCTTATGTACTTAAAAATGGTTTCCATGCCTTTTTATCAATTGCAAATGCTTTAATAAATGCATACTCCAAGGGCGGTAGCATTGCAATGGCACTTCAGTGTTTTAACACAGTTCTGGAGCCTGATCTTGTTACTTGGACTTCACTTATTGGTGCGTATGCATTCCACAGTCTTCCAAAAAATAGTATTGATACTTTTGAGGAGATGTTAGCTGATGGTGTATGGCCAGATCAAATTGTCTTTCTGGAAGTCCTTTCTGCCTGTAGCCACGCAGGGCTAGTAAATGAGGGGCTTCATTACTTTAGTTTAATGAAAGATTATCATATTTTGCCAGGTTTAGAGCACTATACTTGTCTCATTGACCTTCTTGGTAGAGCCGGTCTCTTGGATGAggcttttaatattttgaattcaatgtcAATTGGGTATAGCTCAGACACCTTGGGAGCATTTATCGGGGCATGTAAAATCCATGGAGACGTAAAATTAGCTAAATGGGCTGCAGAAAAGCTTTTTGAAATGGAGCCAAACAAGCCTGTAAATTATACTCTTATGTCTAGCGTCTTTGCTTCTGAAGGTCACTGGCATGATGTGGCAAGAATACACAAACTGATGAGGGATAGGTGTGGTCACGGAGTTCCAGGTTGTAGCTGGATGGAATATGCTGGTACCATAGATGAAGTTCCTGTCAAAATTTAA